A DNA window from uncultured Methanoregula sp. contains the following coding sequences:
- a CDS encoding shikimate kinase, giving the protein MNNRNEFPERMPCNLIIIGMPGAGKSTLGVILAKTLGWKFCDTDLAIQESTGRLLQDIIDSDGIEAFKKIEEAALCFLDYHHAVIATGGSAVFSNPAMMHLKTGGTVIYLKITFDEMAKRLGNITTRGIVLGNGESLLEMYSERVPLYEKYADITVECSGEPFETVVEKIIAGLSRAGFSR; this is encoded by the coding sequence ATGAATAACAGAAACGAATTTCCGGAGAGGATGCCCTGCAATCTCATCATCATCGGAATGCCCGGTGCCGGCAAGAGCACGCTCGGGGTGATTCTTGCAAAGACGCTGGGATGGAAATTCTGCGATACCGATCTCGCCATCCAGGAAAGCACCGGCCGGCTCCTGCAGGATATCATCGATAGTGACGGGATCGAGGCTTTCAAAAAGATCGAGGAAGCTGCCCTCTGTTTCCTCGACTATCACCATGCGGTCATCGCCACCGGGGGAAGCGCGGTCTTCAGCAATCCGGCAATGATGCACCTGAAAACCGGAGGAACCGTCATCTACCTGAAGATCACGTTCGACGAGATGGCAAAGCGGCTCGGCAATATCACGACCCGGGGGATCGTGCTGGGGAACGGCGAGAGCCTTCTGGAAATGTACAGCGAACGGGTTCCGTTGTATGAGAAGTATGCCGACATAACGGTCGAGTGTTCCGGGGAACCGTTCGAGACCGTGGTCGAGAAGATCATTGCCGGGCTCTCCCGGGCCGGGTTTTCCCGGTAA
- a CDS encoding oligosaccharide flippase family protein, with protein sequence MLMVIILFILGLLSYILRYVLNVILAHHMSMQMFGDYGVAIGVLTGLTTLLLLGTNDTVRKYVPLYKESGETEKLHAFIKWNIKLVLAGFFVYYLIIAAVVFFFFNGSIANLLYFHMAMYFLLMAPVAAVALLIIDYLLGEDRVIVSTCIDVVIRYSVLIVIALTAVYYVSDSFTNEIVIAAWVIVSLLTILLGLLPFILRKKNILERVSTALKARVSAEDARIWYKDAAGLVILGTIYALGGYLDLYVVEGIGSNEEMVGLYVAILSITEFFFIFPSATSKYVIPHISKMFGSPDQQAELQRRINNTNLFNVAIAVVLAAGIIIFREQILGIFGPGYVVASLPLCVSVIAVTLNAIGDLPDQLLTYTGFENQVTVFIIAEIVTLIGLGSLFCYYYGLLGVCMGMLVSMSLRLVLCFWLAKKKLPVKSLSII encoded by the coding sequence ATGCTGATGGTAATTATTCTCTTCATCCTCGGCCTGCTGTCGTACATCCTGCGGTACGTCCTGAATGTGATTCTTGCCCATCACATGAGCATGCAGATGTTCGGGGATTACGGGGTTGCCATCGGGGTACTCACCGGCCTTACCACGCTTCTGCTCCTTGGCACGAATGATACGGTACGGAAATACGTGCCCCTCTACAAGGAGAGCGGCGAGACCGAGAAACTCCACGCGTTCATCAAATGGAACATCAAGCTGGTTCTTGCCGGGTTCTTTGTCTATTACCTCATCATCGCGGCAGTGGTCTTCTTCTTCTTCAACGGCAGCATTGCCAATCTTTTGTACTTCCACATGGCGATGTATTTCCTCCTGATGGCACCGGTTGCTGCTGTTGCCCTCCTCATCATCGATTACCTTCTCGGCGAAGACCGCGTCATCGTATCCACGTGCATCGACGTCGTAATCCGGTACAGTGTCTTAATCGTTATCGCCCTCACTGCGGTGTACTATGTCAGCGACTCCTTCACCAACGAGATAGTCATCGCGGCCTGGGTCATTGTCTCGCTCCTGACTATTCTTCTCGGGCTGCTTCCCTTTATTCTCAGAAAGAAGAATATTCTCGAGCGGGTATCGACCGCCCTGAAAGCCCGGGTATCTGCAGAAGATGCCAGGATCTGGTACAAGGATGCAGCGGGCCTTGTGATTCTCGGCACGATCTATGCTCTCGGGGGGTACCTGGACCTGTATGTTGTGGAAGGCATTGGCAGCAATGAGGAGATGGTAGGACTGTACGTGGCCATCCTGTCCATTACGGAATTTTTCTTCATTTTCCCGAGCGCCACATCGAAATACGTCATCCCCCACATCAGCAAGATGTTCGGTTCCCCGGACCAGCAGGCCGAACTCCAGAGGCGGATCAATAATACCAATCTCTTCAACGTGGCAATCGCGGTTGTCCTTGCTGCAGGAATCATCATCTTCCGGGAGCAGATCCTCGGCATTTTCGGGCCGGGCTATGTGGTCGCAAGCCTGCCCCTCTGCGTTTCTGTCATCGCGGTCACCCTGAATGCCATCGGGGATCTGCCTGACCAGCTGCTGACGTACACGGGATTTGAAAACCAGGTAACGGTCTTCATCATTGCCGAGATCGTAACCCTGATAGGCCTTGGCTCGCTCTTCTGCTATTATTACGGGCTGCTCGGGGTCTGCATGGGAATGCTCGTCTCCATGTCGCTGCGCCTGGTTCTCTGTTTCTGGCTTGCGAAAAAGAAACTGCCGGTCAAATCCCTGAGTATCATCTGA
- a CDS encoding acyltransferase family protein, with translation MVRLHYIDNLRWICILLLFPIHAAFVFCGGWYGYYVLSDYTSVAAHCLAVAAEPWIMPLLFCIAGLSAKFALEKRTPRVYLKERVTRLLVPFLAGVVFVCPVIAYYALKFHTGYTGSFFGAFVHFFTSIAGIQYQNGTMGDFSVDHLWFIIFLFFISVIALGVIILGRRLAGHRVSCHEENLLVPCLLFIPVWLLNFAGLNVAGYSFISYLAIFLFGYYLFSRNAVQAQLEKYWAVLMAAWIVLTISLMWIYGIYLGHSEVFWGSSPVYVLTGWTGVLALMGAGRHLADVSNPFTEYLGAAAYTVYIIHEAILVAIAYYVVMLAIPPALQFLSIVLFSFILTFACYEILKRIPVVRALFGIAGPDKRPA, from the coding sequence ATGGTCCGGTTGCATTATATCGACAATCTTCGGTGGATCTGTATCCTCCTGCTCTTCCCGATTCATGCCGCATTCGTATTCTGCGGCGGGTGGTACGGCTATTATGTCCTGTCGGATTACACGTCCGTTGCCGCCCATTGTCTTGCGGTTGCTGCCGAACCCTGGATCATGCCGCTTTTGTTCTGCATCGCCGGGCTGAGCGCAAAATTTGCCCTGGAGAAGCGTACGCCCCGCGTGTACCTGAAAGAACGGGTCACCCGACTCCTCGTCCCGTTCCTGGCAGGCGTGGTCTTCGTCTGCCCGGTTATTGCATACTATGCCCTGAAATTCCACACCGGTTATACCGGGAGCTTTTTCGGTGCGTTTGTGCATTTCTTCACTTCCATTGCGGGCATCCAGTACCAGAACGGAACCATGGGAGATTTCAGCGTTGACCACCTCTGGTTTATCATCTTTTTATTTTTCATCTCCGTCATCGCACTTGGTGTGATCATTCTCGGCCGGCGACTGGCAGGACATCGCGTTTCCTGTCACGAAGAGAATCTTCTTGTTCCCTGTCTCCTGTTCATCCCGGTCTGGCTCTTGAACTTTGCCGGCCTCAATGTGGCTGGATATTCGTTTATCTCGTATCTTGCCATCTTTCTTTTCGGGTACTACCTGTTTTCCCGGAATGCTGTCCAGGCTCAGCTGGAAAAATACTGGGCCGTGCTCATGGCTGCATGGATTGTCCTGACCATCAGCTTGATGTGGATATATGGAATATACCTTGGGCATTCCGAAGTCTTCTGGGGGTCATCCCCGGTTTATGTCCTGACCGGGTGGACCGGGGTTCTTGCGCTGATGGGAGCGGGCAGGCACCTGGCGGATGTTTCGAACCCGTTCACCGAATATCTCGGTGCGGCCGCGTATACGGTGTATATTATTCACGAGGCAATCCTTGTGGCGATTGCCTATTACGTGGTGATGCTGGCCATTCCCCCGGCCCTGCAGTTCCTCTCGATCGTTCTCTTCAGTTTCATCCTGACATTTGCCTGCTACGAGATCCTCAAAAGAATCCCGGTAGTGCGGGCGCTCTTCGGGATTGCCGGCCCGGACAAAAGACCTGCATGA
- a CDS encoding TATA-box-binding protein codes for MKTSENRSLKIQNIVSAGSVAETIDLEHIGNTIPNCTFSKKKFPGAVIHMENPKSAALVFASGRIVLTGQKKIEDIPLALQNLLFHFTKAGIPCREVPQLRITNIVCTYDLGFPLNLVRITNALMDTEQVEYEPEAFPGLVCRIKEPKIVFLLFSSGKIVVTGATVIDDAKIGLNVLMDKLNFVDTRMQRIERF; via the coding sequence ATGAAAACAAGTGAGAACCGCTCATTGAAGATCCAGAATATCGTCTCTGCCGGCTCGGTTGCAGAAACCATTGACCTGGAGCATATCGGGAACACTATTCCGAACTGTACTTTCTCAAAAAAGAAATTTCCCGGTGCGGTAATCCATATGGAAAACCCAAAATCCGCTGCTCTTGTTTTTGCTTCGGGCAGGATCGTGCTCACGGGCCAGAAGAAGATTGAAGATATTCCCCTTGCATTACAGAATCTTCTTTTTCATTTCACAAAAGCCGGGATCCCCTGCAGGGAAGTTCCGCAACTCCGGATCACCAACATTGTCTGCACGTATGATCTGGGATTTCCCCTCAACCTTGTCCGGATCACAAATGCCCTGATGGATACCGAACAGGTCGAGTATGAACCCGAAGCATTTCCGGGGCTTGTCTGCAGGATAAAGGAACCGAAGATCGTATTCCTCCTCTTCTCCTCGGGAAAGATCGTTGTCACCGGTGCCACGGTTATCGACGATGCAAAAATTGGGCTGAACGTGCTTATGGATAAACTGAACTTTGTCGACACCAGGATGCAGAGAATCGAACGTTTTTAA